A window of Silurus meridionalis isolate SWU-2019-XX chromosome 4, ASM1480568v1, whole genome shotgun sequence contains these coding sequences:
- the arf2b gene encoding ADP-ribosylation factor 2b yields the protein MGNMFANLFKGLFGKKEMRILMVGLDAAGKTTILYKLKLGEIVTTIPTIGFNVETVEYKNISFTVWDVGGQDKIRPLWRHYFQNTQGLIFVVDSNDRERVNEAREELTRMLAEDELRDAVLLVFANKQDLPNAMNAAEITDKLGLHALRHRNWYIQATCATSGDGLYEGLDWLSNQLKNQK from the exons ATGGGGAATATGTTTGCAAATCTTTTTAAAGGCCTTTTTGGGAAGAAGGAGATGAGGATCCTGATGGTGGGCCTGGACGCGGCCGGCAAAACCACTATTCTGTACAAACTCAAACTGGGCGAGATTGTCACCACCATCCCCACGATCG GCTTTAATGTTGAAACAGTGGAGTATAAGAACATCAGTTTCACAGTGTGGGATGTAGGTGGTCAAGACAAAATCAGACCCCTTTGGAGACACTACTTTCAGAACACgcaag GACTGATCTTTGTGGTGGACAGCAACGACAGAGAGCGAGTAAATGAAGCGAGGGAGGAACTGACCCGAATGTTGGCAGAAGACGAGCTCCGTGATGCTGTCCTCCTGGTTTTTGCAAACAAGCAG GACCTGCCCAATGCAATGAACGCAGCTGAGATCACAGACAAGCTTGGGCTCCATGCACTGCGCCATCGCAACTGGTACATCCAGGCCACGTGTGCGACGAGCGGCGACGGCCTGTATGAGGGCCTCGACTGGCTATCCAACCAGCTTAAGAACCAGAAATGA